One Myripristis murdjan chromosome 17, fMyrMur1.1, whole genome shotgun sequence DNA segment encodes these proteins:
- the LOC115375306 gene encoding spore coat protein SP96-like isoform X1: MLLLLLCAACLTLSAGQTSTQTPFITPATGQQTTLVTQVATLSPSTSTATTGSATQAPLVSPATAASTTQQTTLTTQASTFPNTTALTGSVLGIFEAAVQSAHELNSTTIAPVLNRVSNLIRTFIPGANFHISVKNITRV; this comes from the exons atgctgctgctgctcctgtgcgCTGCCTGCTTGACCTTGTCTGCTGGACAAACAT CTACCCAAACACCTTTCATCACTCCTGCCACGGGTCAACAAACAACACTCGTGACACAAGTTGCCACTCTTTCACCATCCACCTCCACGGCCACTACGGGGAGTG CTACCCAAGCACCTTTAGTCTCTCCTGCCACGGCTGCATCTACTACTCAACAAACAACACTCACGACACAAGCTTCCACTTTTCCGAACACCACGGCCTTAACAGGGAGTG TTCTGGGAATCTTTGAGGCAGCAGTCCAGTCCGCTCACGAGCTGAACTCAACAACAATTGCTCCAGTCTTGAACCGG GTCAGTAACCTCATCCGAACCTTCATACCAGGAGCGAACTTCCACATAAGTGTGAAGAACATCACCAGAGTGTGA
- the LOC115375306 gene encoding uncharacterized protein LOC115375306 isoform X2 → MLLLLLCAACLTLSAGQTSTQTPFITPATGQQTTLVTQVATLSPSTSTATTGSVLGIFEAAVQSAHELNSTTIAPVLNRVSNLIRTFIPGANFHISVKNITRV, encoded by the exons atgctgctgctgctcctgtgcgCTGCCTGCTTGACCTTGTCTGCTGGACAAACAT CTACCCAAACACCTTTCATCACTCCTGCCACGGGTCAACAAACAACACTCGTGACACAAGTTGCCACTCTTTCACCATCCACCTCCACGGCCACTACGGGGAGTG TTCTGGGAATCTTTGAGGCAGCAGTCCAGTCCGCTCACGAGCTGAACTCAACAACAATTGCTCCAGTCTTGAACCGG GTCAGTAACCTCATCCGAACCTTCATACCAGGAGCGAACTTCCACATAAGTGTGAAGAACATCACCAGAGTGTGA